The Candidatus Methanomethylicota archaeon genome contains the following window.
TTTGGCTGCTTTAAATTGTGACGTTATCGTTATAACTGGAGGTCATGCATACCCTCGTGGAAGGTCATTTTTTACATTGAAGTCACGTTATGAGCAAATTGGCAATATTAAAGTGTATAGAGTACCCTCGCTTAATTTACCCTTTAAGGGATTGCTAAATAGATTGTTAAATTATGTGGTTTGTTGTATTTTCATGCTGATAAAAGCTCCAAAGTTGAAAGGAGTTGATGTGGTTTTCTCTCTGGGTATGCATCCTTTTACTGATGTAGGTGCTTATTTAGTTAAACTGATCAACCCGAAATCACACTTTATCATTGATTTTTCAGATGTTTTTCCAGACAATTCACTGTATGATATTGTAAGTAATGCCGTGAATAGAATTCTTTTGCAAATATCAGAT
Protein-coding sequences here:
- a CDS encoding glycosyltransferase produces the protein MSRTRIVIFVDIFPPSMGGGATRAFHIVKNLAALNCDVIVITGGHAYPRGRSFFTLKSRYEQIGNIKVYRVPSLNLPFKGLLNRLLNYVVCCIFMLIKAPKLKGVDVVFSLGMHPFTDVGAYLVKLINPKSHFIIDFSDVFPDNSLYDIVSNAVNRILLQISDSITVHNDRMKTIFVWRYKYHKKVTVLYNAVDTDVFRPINILRTEKKLLSK